In Oscillatoria acuminata PCC 6304, a single window of DNA contains:
- a CDS encoding DUF433 domain-containing protein has protein sequence MSYQNIITIEPGKRGGKPCIRRMRITVYDVLGWLAAGMSHAEILDDFPELTEEDIKACLEFAADREHRLIAVVGGL, from the coding sequence ATGAGTTACCAAAATATTATTACCATCGAACCCGGTAAGCGAGGGGGCAAGCCTTGCATTCGGCGAATGCGAATTACAGTGTATGATGTATTGGGTTGGTTAGCAGCCGGAATGTCCCATGCAGAAATCTTAGATGATTTTCCAGAGTTAACTGAGGAAGACATCAAAGCTTGTTTGGAGTTTGCCGCTGACCGAGAGCACCGCCTAATTGCTGTGGTAGGGGGTCTGTGA
- a CDS encoding DUF5615 family PIN-like protein: MKLLFDQNLSRKLVIRLADVLPGSSHVQLHGLTEADDSEIWEFAKAQNFCIVTQDADFAERSRLYGAPPKVIWLRCGNAPTTTVERILRAGVEIIQQFIDSTLLDCLELY; encoded by the coding sequence GTGAAGCTGCTGTTTGACCAAAACTTGAGTCGGAAACTGGTGATTAGGCTGGCAGATGTCTTGCCTGGGTCTAGTCATGTTCAGCTTCACGGGCTGACGGAAGCCGATGACAGCGAGATTTGGGAATTTGCGAAAGCTCAAAACTTTTGTATTGTGACACAGGATGCAGATTTTGCGGAACGAAGTCGTCTTTATGGAGCACCCCCGAAAGTGATTTGGTTGCGATGCGGCAACGCACCAACCACTACTGTTGAACGAATCTTGCGGGCTGGAGTCGAAATTATTCAACAATTTATCGATAGCACTTTGCTCGATTGCCTGGAATTGTACTAA
- the psb34 gene encoding photosystem II assembly protein Psb34: protein MPYSEDEGGLLNNFAKEPKMYTATPPTTTEKRNYAVQAVLGLLLVSGLLVLAASISNVS, encoded by the coding sequence ATGCCCTATAGTGAAGATGAAGGCGGATTGCTCAATAATTTTGCAAAAGAGCCAAAAATGTACACCGCCACCCCTCCAACGACCACGGAAAAACGTAACTACGCGGTCCAGGCGGTTTTGGGCCTTTTATTAGTCAGCGGTTTATTGGTATTAGCTGCCTCGATTTCTAACGTCAGCTAA
- a CDS encoding DUF3419 family protein, producing the protein MHRLENSTASEISFSQVPEDPRIELSVAERLGECQENLLRVLVVASGGCTALSLLASPMVGQIEAVDSNPAQLHLVELRRQALLHLPLFDQMALIGADRTTSSRERLDLYKELRPYLPEATLSFWDARLEQIAQGINHVGRFETLTTQLSAQFSALGLDPLHDPAQSLAHPGWQDWVESIFTPEELVNIFGEIPVKGWQGLSFGEYFAQRLAVALNKMPPKENYFMTQLFANSYAEGVKGVPVYLQGFAQGTILALGTDRLKLHSGQFLEKVVELGQAGGFDLISMSNFGDGMAPGELEGTIAKITQHLNPGGALIGRRLKGNYDLGALMGQSLQVDREWSARLLGMERSYLYEEVVVGFA; encoded by the coding sequence ATGCATCGCTTAGAAAATTCCACTGCCTCTGAAATCAGTTTTTCTCAGGTTCCCGAAGATCCTCGCATCGAACTCTCTGTTGCGGAAAGATTGGGAGAATGCCAGGAAAATTTATTACGAGTTTTAGTGGTCGCCTCTGGCGGATGCACGGCGTTGAGTTTGTTAGCATCGCCGATGGTGGGACAAATTGAAGCGGTGGATAGCAATCCGGCGCAATTGCATTTAGTGGAGTTACGCCGTCAGGCATTGTTGCATTTACCGTTATTTGACCAGATGGCGCTGATTGGGGCCGATCGCACGACGAGCAGTCGGGAACGACTGGACCTCTACAAAGAATTGCGGCCCTATCTTCCCGAAGCAACGTTATCGTTTTGGGATGCGCGACTCGAACAGATTGCTCAGGGAATCAATCACGTGGGCCGATTTGAGACCCTGACGACTCAGTTATCGGCCCAATTTTCCGCTTTGGGGTTGGATCCGCTTCACGATCCTGCACAGAGTCTTGCTCATCCCGGGTGGCAAGATTGGGTTGAGTCTATTTTTACCCCCGAGGAACTGGTGAATATTTTTGGAGAAATTCCGGTGAAGGGGTGGCAGGGACTTTCATTTGGTGAGTATTTTGCTCAGAGGTTGGCGGTGGCCCTTAACAAGATGCCTCCCAAAGAAAATTATTTTATGACCCAACTGTTTGCCAACTCTTACGCGGAGGGGGTAAAAGGGGTCCCGGTTTATTTACAAGGTTTTGCCCAAGGGACGATTTTGGCCCTGGGCACAGATCGCCTCAAACTGCATAGCGGTCAGTTTTTAGAAAAAGTTGTGGAACTCGGTCAAGCGGGGGGATTTGACCTGATTTCTATGTCAAATTTCGGGGATGGGATGGCCCCTGGGGAGTTAGAGGGGACGATCGCCAAGATTACGCAACACTTAAATCCCGGTGGGGCTTTAATCGGACGCCGACTTAAGGGCAATTATGATTTAGGGGCGCTGATGGGCCAGTCGTTGCAGGTGGATCGGGAATGGAGCGCTAGATTACTAGGGATGGAACGCTCTTATCTCTATGAAGAGGTGGTGGTGGGGTTTGCCTGA
- the cimA gene encoding citramalate synthase, protein MTKTMNTDSTTNRIWIYDTTLRDGSQREGMSLSIEDKLRIAHRLDRLGVPFIEGGWPGANPKDVQFFWRLQEEPLQNAQAVAFCSTRRPGKTAAEDPMLQPILSAGTRWVTIFGKSWDLHVIEGLNTTLEENLEMIRDTIEFLRSQGRQVIYDAEHWFDGYKHNPTYALKTLETAIAAGAEWIVFCDTNGGTLPHEISQITSTVIQTLRQNTDIPINFGIHTHNDAETAVANALTAVLEGVRMVQGTINGYGERCGNANLCSLIPNLQLKLGYDCIDPSHLVKLTETSRYISEVANLAPDDHAAFVGLSAFAHKGGIHVSAVQRNPLTYEHLQPELIGNKRRIVVSDQAGMSNILAKAATFGIDLNKKDPKCRQILEKLKELENQGYQFEAAEASFELLMHEAVGDRQTFFEIKGFHVHCEQLEGMTNVLATVKVAVNGKNILEAAEGNGPVSALDAALRKALVNFYPALADFQLTDYKVRILDGGAGTSAKTRVLVESSNGQQRWTTVGVSTNIIEASYQAVVEGLEYGLILQTQGKEVVTLS, encoded by the coding sequence ATGACCAAAACTATGAATACAGATAGCACCACCAACCGGATTTGGATCTACGACACCACGTTAAGAGATGGCTCCCAGCGCGAGGGGATGTCTCTGTCTATTGAGGATAAATTGCGAATTGCTCACCGCCTCGATCGTCTGGGGGTTCCTTTTATTGAAGGCGGATGGCCTGGGGCCAATCCCAAGGATGTGCAGTTTTTCTGGAGACTCCAAGAAGAACCCCTGCAAAATGCCCAAGCTGTCGCCTTTTGTTCCACCCGTCGTCCGGGAAAAACTGCGGCAGAGGACCCCATGTTACAGCCGATTCTCTCCGCAGGGACCCGCTGGGTGACAATTTTTGGCAAATCCTGGGATCTTCATGTGATTGAAGGACTCAATACGACCCTGGAAGAAAACCTGGAGATGATCCGCGATACTATCGAGTTTTTGCGGAGTCAGGGACGACAGGTGATTTATGATGCCGAACATTGGTTTGATGGCTACAAACATAATCCCACCTATGCGCTGAAGACCCTAGAAACAGCGATCGCCGCCGGTGCGGAATGGATTGTTTTCTGTGACACCAATGGCGGCACTCTACCCCATGAAATCAGCCAAATCACCAGCACCGTGATTCAAACCCTCCGCCAAAATACCGATATCCCTATCAATTTTGGGATCCACACCCACAATGATGCTGAAACGGCGGTTGCTAACGCTTTAACTGCGGTTCTGGAAGGAGTGCGGATGGTTCAAGGTACGATTAATGGCTATGGTGAACGTTGCGGGAATGCCAACCTTTGCTCTTTAATTCCCAATCTCCAGCTTAAACTGGGCTATGATTGCATCGACCCGAGTCACTTGGTGAAACTCACAGAAACCAGTCGCTATATCAGTGAAGTTGCTAATCTTGCCCCAGATGATCATGCCGCTTTTGTAGGTCTTTCAGCCTTTGCTCATAAGGGGGGAATTCACGTTTCGGCGGTTCAGCGCAATCCTTTGACTTATGAACATTTACAACCCGAATTAATCGGCAATAAGCGGCGGATTGTGGTTTCGGACCAAGCCGGAATGAGTAATATTTTGGCAAAGGCGGCGACTTTTGGGATTGACCTGAATAAAAAAGATCCCAAATGTCGGCAGATTTTGGAGAAATTGAAGGAGTTGGAAAATCAGGGCTATCAATTTGAGGCGGCGGAAGCGAGTTTTGAATTGTTAATGCATGAAGCAGTAGGCGATCGCCAGACGTTTTTTGAAATTAAAGGCTTTCACGTCCATTGCGAACAACTCGAAGGCATGACCAATGTTCTGGCAACGGTTAAGGTTGCGGTCAATGGCAAAAATATTTTAGAAGCAGCGGAAGGTAATGGTCCAGTTTCGGCCTTAGATGCAGCTTTACGGAAGGCTTTAGTTAATTTTTATCCAGCCTTAGCTGACTTCCAACTCACGGATTATAAGGTGAGGATTCTGGATGGCGGGGCCGGAACCTCGGCCAAAACTCGGGTTTTAGTGGAATCGAGCAATGGTCAGCAACGCTGGACAACGGTGGGGGTTTCTACAAATATTATTGAAGCCTCCTATCAAGCGGTGGTGGAAGGATTGGAATATGGTTTAATTCTGCAAACCCAAGGCAAGGAAGTGGTAACCCTTTCTTAG
- a CDS encoding tetratricopeptide repeat protein: MELVWATVNARISAEVKAEVVPSAANTIPLKLLEQVEQLHHSGTSRGELADAYLKLGSFYRDGLSKGNGGSQNGATVAPELLPQYLTLAILAYEEAIALMEKDAPEWGDLANDLGNCHWMRSRYQLQPQEKLPDLFKAVELYHQGLQHLDAEAQPAVWARIQNNLGAVYSELARYQDRQENLDRSIRAYQQALNYRKGESGGDRRPYAATQNNLGTAYWNLAQHRDAVENLKQAISAYSEALRHHSRSEQPLEYGMIQNNLGTAYWNLAQYEQPKDYLMLAIAAYQIALMYRKKQTVPAAHAATQNNLGTAYWHLANHSQSEPELRAEFLTEAIAAYDAAIILGETLCQQAGGESSKILAFDLIAAHTNLGLAHYQLVTQTNTIPDVTCRTQHLHAALDHYIQGASATQDQPERHQNAWAYIIQIVRTIYGEFGIEGQTQALSRVPGSLLSELMRRL, translated from the coding sequence GTGGAATTAGTCTGGGCCACTGTTAATGCACGAATCAGCGCCGAGGTCAAGGCAGAAGTAGTACCTTCTGCGGCCAATACCATCCCCCTGAAACTGTTGGAACAGGTGGAACAACTGCACCATAGCGGGACCTCGCGGGGGGAATTGGCCGATGCTTATTTAAAATTGGGTTCGTTTTATCGGGATGGATTATCCAAGGGGAATGGTGGGAGTCAAAATGGGGCGACAGTCGCCCCGGAGTTGTTGCCGCAATATCTGACTTTAGCGATTTTGGCGTATGAAGAGGCGATCGCCTTGATGGAGAAGGATGCGCCGGAGTGGGGAGATCTAGCGAATGATCTGGGAAATTGTCACTGGATGCGATCGCGCTATCAATTGCAACCACAGGAGAAACTACCGGACTTGTTCAAGGCAGTGGAACTCTATCACCAGGGGTTGCAACATCTGGATGCCGAGGCCCAACCTGCTGTGTGGGCGCGGATTCAGAATAATTTAGGGGCAGTCTATAGCGAATTGGCCCGGTATCAAGACCGTCAGGAGAATTTAGACCGTTCTATCCGGGCTTACCAACAAGCCTTAAACTATCGCAAGGGGGAATCCGGTGGAGATCGGCGTCCTTATGCTGCAACTCAGAATAATTTAGGAACGGCCTATTGGAACTTGGCCCAACATCGAGATGCGGTGGAGAATTTAAAACAAGCAATTTCCGCCTATAGTGAAGCATTGCGTCATCACTCCCGGTCGGAACAACCCCTGGAATATGGGATGATTCAAAATAATTTGGGGACAGCCTATTGGAATTTAGCCCAGTATGAACAACCCAAAGATTATCTGATGTTGGCGATCGCCGCCTATCAGATTGCTTTAATGTATCGAAAAAAACAGACAGTTCCGGCGGCTCATGCTGCGACTCAAAATAATTTAGGAACCGCCTATTGGCATTTGGCCAATCACTCGCAATCGGAACCGGAACTGCGGGCGGAATTTTTAACGGAGGCGATCGCCGCCTACGATGCAGCCATTATTTTGGGAGAAACCCTCTGTCAGCAGGCCGGGGGTGAGTCTTCAAAAATACTAGCCTTTGATTTGATTGCCGCTCATACCAACTTGGGATTGGCTCATTATCAACTGGTGACCCAAACCAACACCATCCCCGATGTCACCTGCCGCACTCAACATCTCCATGCTGCCCTGGATCATTATATCCAAGGGGCGAGCGCCACTCAAGACCAACCGGAACGCCATCAAAATGCCTGGGCCTATATTATCCAAATTGTGCGTACCATTTATGGGGAATTTGGCATTGAGGGCCAAACTCAGGCATTATCACGAGTCCCCGGTTCCCTGTTAAGCGAACTCATGCGCCGCCTGTAA
- a CDS encoding thiazole synthase produces the protein MLEDLDQPVTIAGRSFQSRLMTGTGRYRSMEEMQQSIIASGCEIVTVAVRRVQTNAPGHQGLAEAIDWNKIWMLPNTAGCQTAEEAIRVARLGREMAKLLGQEDNNFVKLEVIPDPKYLLPDPIGTLQAAEQLVKEGFAVLPYINADPMLAKRLEEVGCATVMPLGSPIGSGQGISTAANIAIIIENAQVPVVVDAGIGVPSEAALAMEMGADLVLINSAIALAKNPAAMARAMAQGVEAGRLAYLAGRIPIKSAASASSPLTGTIAP, from the coding sequence TTGTTAGAGGATTTAGATCAGCCTGTAACCATTGCGGGGCGATCGTTCCAGTCTCGGTTGATGACCGGGACTGGCAGATATCGGTCAATGGAGGAAATGCAGCAAAGTATTATCGCCAGTGGTTGTGAAATCGTGACAGTGGCGGTGCGTCGGGTCCAAACCAATGCACCGGGACATCAGGGATTAGCCGAGGCGATCGACTGGAATAAAATCTGGATGTTGCCGAATACTGCCGGATGTCAAACCGCTGAGGAAGCGATTCGCGTGGCCCGATTGGGTCGAGAGATGGCGAAACTCCTGGGCCAAGAGGATAATAATTTTGTCAAATTAGAGGTGATTCCCGACCCGAAATATTTGTTACCGGACCCGATTGGGACGTTGCAAGCGGCAGAACAATTAGTCAAAGAAGGGTTTGCCGTGTTGCCTTATATTAATGCAGACCCGATGTTAGCCAAACGGTTAGAAGAGGTCGGCTGTGCTACAGTCATGCCCTTGGGGTCCCCGATTGGGTCCGGACAGGGAATTAGTACCGCTGCGAATATTGCGATTATTATTGAGAATGCTCAAGTGCCGGTGGTGGTGGATGCCGGGATTGGAGTGCCTTCCGAGGCAGCCCTAGCGATGGAGATGGGGGCAGATTTGGTCCTGATTAATAGCGCGATCGCCCTCGCCAAAAATCCCGCAGCAATGGCAAGGGCTATGGCCCAAGGGGTAGAAGCCGGACGTCTGGCCTATTTAGCAGGTCGTATTCCCATTAAATCTGCCGCTAGTGCTAGTTCTCCCCTCACTGGCACGATCGCCCCTTGA
- a CDS encoding DEAD/DEAH box helicase, with protein MNSTPILKKFESNNLFPFALDRFQHEAIAALEAGRSVVVCAPTGSGKTLIGEYTIHRALKRGGRVFYTTPLKALSNQKLRDFRQQFGEENVGLLTGDISINRDAAVLVMTTEIFRNMLYGTSIGAVGTSLHGVEAVVLDECHYMNDRQRGTVWEESIIYCPPEIQLVALSATVANAGQLTEWISEVHGPTELIYSDYRPVPLEYYFCSAKGLFPLLSKDQTKINQRLIKTPGKGRGSSRDEPGLIELLTHLHEKNMLPAIYFIFSRRRCDDAVTQVSDLSLVSPKEAAQLHKRVHEFLAKNPEAERTGQLQPLLRGIAAHHAGILPAWKGLVEELFQAGLIKVVFATETLAAGINMPARTTVISSLSKRTDDGHRLLKASEFLQMSGRAGRRGMDERGYVVTVQTRFEGAKEASYLATVGPDPLVSQFTPTYGMVLNLLQTHTLEETKELVESSFGQYLATLHLQPKLQDISKQTQELASLKQQLQGVDEDLCKGYQKLRDRMKVEKQLLKTLEEQALESTRTIAAQALPTAEPGQLLSLKGRHIVTKEPILAVLVAKAPGPGKSPILVCLSQSNRWYVGTGLDVVELHEPLPKWNQFESPIPPGELVLKPGQSRKGNEDTAAIAQLIPLEVPTFYAPEVVEQEGRIAALQAQLKDHPLNQYGHPGTLVKHFKRYKRLESDLSKVKNKLDSHLTAHWEEFLDLINILQQVGCLRQLETQTDGDEDAIENLTFEVTSLGESAAAIRGDNELWLGLALMSGCLEWLEPHQFACACAALVTEVSRPDNWTNYNLSREVDGALSQLQGERRKLFQLQHRHRVTLPIWLERQLIAIVEEWALGVEWTELCANTSLDEGDIVRMLRRTLDFLSQIPYVPHISEGLKVNAYRAIQLINRFPVNETVD; from the coding sequence GTGAACAGTACCCCTATCTTGAAAAAATTTGAGTCAAACAACCTGTTTCCCTTTGCGTTAGATCGATTTCAGCATGAGGCGATCGCCGCCTTAGAAGCAGGCCGGTCCGTGGTGGTTTGTGCGCCCACGGGTTCCGGGAAAACCTTAATCGGAGAATACACCATCCACCGCGCCTTAAAACGGGGTGGACGAGTCTTTTACACCACCCCCCTCAAGGCCCTCTCTAACCAAAAACTGCGCGACTTTCGGCAACAGTTTGGGGAGGAAAATGTGGGACTACTCACCGGGGATATCTCCATCAACCGGGATGCAGCAGTGTTGGTGATGACCACGGAAATTTTTAGAAATATGCTCTACGGTACCTCCATCGGGGCCGTGGGGACCTCCTTGCATGGCGTGGAGGCGGTGGTTTTAGACGAATGCCACTACATGAACGATCGCCAACGGGGAACCGTCTGGGAAGAATCAATTATCTACTGTCCTCCAGAGATTCAGCTAGTGGCCCTCTCTGCCACCGTTGCCAATGCCGGACAGTTGACCGAATGGATCTCCGAAGTCCACGGTCCCACGGAGTTGATTTACTCCGACTATCGACCCGTTCCCCTAGAATATTACTTTTGCAGCGCCAAGGGACTATTTCCCCTGCTGAGTAAAGACCAAACCAAGATTAACCAGCGCCTGATTAAAACCCCAGGCAAAGGCAGAGGGTCAAGTCGAGACGAACCAGGGTTAATCGAGTTATTGACCCATTTGCACGAAAAAAATATGCTTCCGGCGATTTACTTTATCTTCAGTCGTCGGCGATGTGATGATGCAGTGACCCAAGTTTCGGATCTGAGTCTCGTCAGTCCAAAAGAAGCGGCCCAACTGCACAAACGAGTCCATGAATTTTTAGCCAAAAATCCAGAAGCGGAACGCACGGGACAACTGCAACCCCTGCTGCGGGGAATTGCTGCCCATCATGCCGGAATTTTACCCGCTTGGAAAGGATTAGTCGAAGAACTGTTTCAGGCGGGGTTAATTAAAGTCGTCTTTGCTACGGAAACCCTGGCAGCGGGAATTAATATGCCGGCTAGAACGACCGTGATTTCTAGTTTATCCAAGCGCACCGATGATGGACATCGACTCTTAAAAGCCTCAGAATTCCTGCAAATGTCCGGTCGTGCCGGTCGTCGGGGGATGGATGAACGGGGGTATGTGGTCACGGTTCAGACCCGGTTTGAAGGGGCAAAAGAAGCGTCTTACTTAGCCACCGTGGGACCGGACCCGTTAGTGAGTCAGTTTACTCCCACTTACGGGATGGTCTTAAATTTGCTGCAAACCCACACCTTAGAAGAAACCAAAGAACTGGTGGAATCGAGTTTTGGGCAGTATTTGGCAACCTTGCACCTGCAACCGAAACTCCAAGATATTTCCAAACAAACCCAGGAATTGGCGAGTTTGAAACAGCAGTTACAAGGGGTGGATGAGGACCTGTGTAAGGGATATCAAAAATTACGCGATCGCATGAAGGTGGAAAAGCAACTGCTCAAAACCTTAGAGGAGCAAGCTTTAGAATCCACGCGGACGATCGCCGCTCAAGCCCTGCCAACGGCTGAACCGGGACAGTTGCTCAGTCTCAAAGGCCGTCATATTGTCACGAAAGAGCCCATTTTGGCGGTTTTGGTCGCCAAAGCACCGGGACCGGGGAAATCGCCGATTTTGGTCTGTCTGAGTCAAAGCAATCGCTGGTATGTGGGGACCGGACTGGATGTGGTGGAATTGCATGAACCGCTTCCGAAGTGGAATCAATTTGAATCCCCGATACCTCCGGGGGAATTGGTGTTGAAACCGGGACAATCGCGCAAGGGGAATGAAGATACAGCAGCGATCGCCCAGTTGATTCCCCTGGAAGTTCCCACCTTTTATGCGCCAGAAGTCGTGGAACAAGAGGGGCGAATTGCAGCCCTGCAAGCCCAACTCAAGGACCATCCCCTGAATCAATATGGACATCCGGGTACTCTGGTTAAACATTTTAAACGCTATAAGAGGTTAGAAAGCGACCTATCTAAGGTTAAAAATAAGCTGGATAGCCATCTGACGGCGCACTGGGAAGAGTTTCTGGATTTGATTAATATTCTCCAACAGGTGGGATGTTTACGGCAGTTGGAAACCCAAACCGATGGGGATGAAGATGCGATCGAAAATCTGACCTTTGAGGTGACTTCCTTGGGGGAAAGCGCAGCGGCGATTCGGGGAGATAACGAGTTATGGTTGGGATTGGCTCTGATGTCTGGCTGTTTAGAATGGTTAGAACCCCATCAGTTTGCTTGTGCTTGTGCCGCCTTGGTGACAGAGGTTTCCCGTCCTGATAATTGGACGAATTATAATCTGTCCCGAGAGGTGGATGGGGCGTTGTCCCAACTGCAAGGAGAACGACGGAAACTGTTTCAACTGCAACACCGGCATCGGGTGACCCTGCCGATTTGGTTAGAACGGCAATTAATTGCGATCGTCGAAGAGTGGGCCCTGGGAGTGGAATGGACCGAACTCTGTGCGAATACCAGTTTGGATGAGGGTGATATTGTGCGGATGTTGCGCCGGACTTTAGATTTCTTATCTCAGATTCCTTATGTTCCTCATATTTCTGAGGGGTTAAAGGTGAATGCTTATCGGGCGATTCAGTTGATTAATCGCTTCCCGGTGAATGAGACGGTGGATTAA
- a CDS encoding 2Fe-2S iron-sulfur cluster-binding protein, which produces MPKVEVAGKTLQCDRGANLRQVLLDNGIDLYNGKAKLINCRGLGSCGTCAVEIEGEISAPNWRDRTRRSLPPHSPAKNLRLACQTQVLGDVKLTKYDGFWGQGENPVWTAEG; this is translated from the coding sequence ATGCCAAAAGTAGAAGTTGCGGGAAAGACCTTACAGTGCGATCGCGGTGCCAATCTCCGGCAGGTTTTATTAGACAATGGGATTGACCTGTACAATGGCAAGGCCAAATTGATTAATTGTCGTGGCCTGGGTAGTTGTGGCACTTGTGCGGTGGAGATTGAAGGGGAAATCTCGGCTCCCAATTGGCGGGACCGAACTCGGCGATCGCTCCCTCCTCATTCTCCCGCAAAAAATCTCCGATTAGCTTGTCAAACTCAAGTTTTAGGTGATGTAAAGTTGACAAAATATGACGGGTTCTGGGGACAAGGGGAAAATCCGGTCTGGACAGCAGAAGGTTAA
- a CDS encoding helix-turn-helix transcriptional regulator, which translates to MIPQDFLKVVTVERGVSESEIQVLSYALHGESIAAIATNLGIRPEAVRKRLGEVYKKFKIGGAGPGKMAKLQQILVSAYQDHQTGITLNSNGHQNGSASGVKSIYDWGEAPDSSIFYGRDLELSTLEQWILEQECRVVSILGMAGIGKTALSVKLAHQLQDQFDTVFWRNLRQGPPLTDLLDTLLKLIYPHQGVYSILELHDKISLFLDYCRHHRCLLILDGVETLLQGGELSGQYREGYKEYGDFFKQLSCQPHKSCVLMTSWENPKEISLQEGDYLPVRSLQLLGLNAEASTQILKDKGLIAEPAWANLFDLYRGNPLELKIAARTIQELFGGQVAAFLKQGTLVFGEIGELLAQQCDRLSGLEKEILYWLAIERQPLCLEHLRQTLLLPVPLQELLEAVASLGRRSLLERIADPDRAVFSLQPVLLEYVNTALMSQIFEELQEVFNTKKPEKFLLFRSHALVQPQAEPQIQQEQLYHIITPLGDRLRRTIRSESRILDYLTQIDTLLQGEPTLEVGYSRENVQILLKSLQPEKD; encoded by the coding sequence GTGATTCCGCAAGACTTTTTAAAAGTGGTAACAGTCGAACGGGGCGTGTCGGAGTCGGAAATTCAGGTATTATCTTATGCGCTGCATGGTGAATCGATCGCCGCGATCGCAACTAACCTGGGCATTCGACCCGAAGCGGTCCGCAAACGACTCGGTGAAGTGTACAAAAAATTTAAAATCGGGGGCGCTGGACCCGGTAAAATGGCCAAGTTACAACAGATTCTCGTCAGCGCGTATCAGGACCATCAGACCGGGATAACCTTGAACAGTAACGGACACCAGAATGGGTCCGCCTCTGGTGTTAAATCCATCTATGATTGGGGCGAGGCACCGGATAGTTCGATTTTTTATGGGCGAGATCTCGAACTATCCACCCTGGAACAGTGGATTTTAGAGCAAGAGTGCCGAGTGGTGTCCATTTTGGGGATGGCAGGGATAGGTAAAACGGCTCTGTCTGTTAAACTAGCTCACCAACTTCAAGATCAATTTGATACGGTGTTCTGGCGAAATTTGCGCCAGGGTCCACCGCTGACGGACCTGCTGGATACTCTACTCAAATTAATCTACCCTCATCAGGGCGTTTATTCCATTCTGGAACTCCATGACAAAATCTCCCTATTCCTGGACTATTGTCGCCATCATCGCTGTTTATTAATCCTGGATGGTGTGGAAACCCTTTTACAAGGGGGTGAACTTTCGGGACAATATCGGGAGGGTTATAAAGAGTATGGAGACTTTTTTAAACAGCTTTCCTGCCAACCCCACAAGAGCTGTGTGCTGATGACCAGTTGGGAAAATCCCAAGGAAATCAGTTTACAAGAAGGGGATTATTTACCCGTTCGCTCTCTCCAATTGCTGGGGTTAAATGCAGAGGCATCTACTCAAATTTTAAAAGATAAAGGATTGATTGCCGAACCTGCCTGGGCTAATTTATTTGATTTATATCGAGGCAATCCTTTAGAACTGAAAATTGCAGCCCGGACGATTCAAGAATTATTTGGGGGCCAAGTTGCAGCCTTTCTGAAACAGGGCACGTTAGTGTTTGGGGAAATCGGTGAGTTGCTTGCCCAACAGTGCGATCGCTTGTCGGGATTAGAAAAAGAAATTCTCTATTGGCTGGCGATCGAGCGTCAACCTCTATGCTTGGAGCATCTGCGTCAGACTCTGTTGTTGCCGGTGCCGTTACAAGAATTATTAGAAGCAGTGGCTTCTTTAGGACGGCGATCGCTGCTGGAAAGAATAGCCGATCCTGACCGGGCGGTGTTCTCCCTTCAGCCGGTTTTGTTGGAATATGTAAACACCGCTTTGATGAGTCAAATTTTTGAGGAATTACAGGAGGTGTTTAACACCAAAAAGCCAGAGAAATTTTTGCTATTCCGCAGCCATGCTCTCGTGCAACCCCAGGCGGAACCCCAGATTCAACAAGAACAACTTTATCATATTATCACACCCCTAGGCGATCGCCTCCGACGCACGATTAGAAGTGAAAGTCGGATCCTGGATTATTTAACCCAAATTGACACCCTCTTGCAAGGAGAACCGACCCTAGAAGTGGGCTATAGTCGTGAAAATGTCCAGATTCTCCTGAAATCCCTCCAACCGGAGAAAGACTAA